From Pempheris klunzingeri isolate RE-2024b chromosome 18, fPemKlu1.hap1, whole genome shotgun sequence, a single genomic window includes:
- the nme6 gene encoding nucleoside diphosphate kinase 6: MLLTAARLSKVLQLTLAVIKPDAVAHPVMLEALHQRILDNNFVIIRCKDLMWRRQDSERFYAEHSGRFFYQRLVEFMSSGPMRAYVLARGDAIRHWRELMGPTKVFRARYTSPASLRAQFGLTDTRNTTHGSDSPESAQREISFFFPDFCVEEWMEKEEPLFRSGQMHYDHQKQIHTLSAQS, from the exons ATGTTACTGACAGCTGCCCGTCTGTCCAAAGTGCTGCAGCTCACCCTGGCGGTCATCAAACCAGATGCTGTAGCTCATCCTGTGATGTTGGAG GCTCTTCACCAGAGAATCCTGGACAACAACTTTGTGATTATTCGTTGCAAAGATCTTATGTGGAGGAGACAGGACTCTGAGAGGTTTTACGCTGAGCATTCAG GGCGATTTTTCTACCAAAGACTTGTTGAGTTCATGTCGAG TGGTCCTATGCGAGCGTACGTGTTAGCCAGAGGGGACGCCATCCGTCACTGGAGAGAACTGATGGGACCAACCAAAGTGTTCAGAGCCAGATACACCTCGCCTGCTTCCCTCCGGGCTCAGTTTGGACTCACAGACACACGAAACACAACTCACGGCTCAG ATTCTCCTGAGTCGGCGCAAAGAGAAATCAGTTTCTTCTTCCCTGACTTCTGTGTGGAGGAGTGGATGGAGAAGGAAGAGCCATTGTTCAGATCAGGACAAATGCATTACGACCATCAAAAACAGATCCACACACTTTCAGCGCAAAGCTGA